The following is a genomic window from Babesia bovis T2Bo chromosome 4 map unlocalized Chr4_1, whole genome shotgun sequence.
AGAAGTGGCTGCATTTACATAATGTtttatctatatcattgtCAGTCGAATTCCAACATCCTTCCCATTCCGCTTGCAGTTGGTAAGATCTTACTTCGATGCGTACAACGTTATATAGAGACCATAACGAATTGCGTTGATACCTGTTTTGTAATATCACGAAAGTTCTCTATTTCAACAGTATTAGAGGTGTTCATCTTCCTTCTGAGGAGACACTGTATTCGTGTTTGTCTGATCGACGGACTCCAATATATTCCGCAGGATAGGACTGGGAGGCCAATGGGTTCGGCGATTAACGAGGACTACAATTGAACCAAGGTATGAGTTATTCTTAAACGTATATTAAGGTAATATCCCTAAATTGCGAATTTATGTAACATTTTTATCAAGTAGTACCATTGAACTGGATGACATCCTTTCTAACTTACGTGTCACTATTGTGCAGCGTGTAAAGCTGGATCGTGTTTTCTTAAACTTTAATGCtttgaatataaacatacttAGATATTGTTCCTAACTGCAAATGTGCTGCCTTCTCCACTAAAGCTACGCCAATAACATCTGGTGTATTAAAAAGAAATACTTTGCCAACTAGAGGCACCATAAAGTGGTAAGTTTTTTGATCGCTTTGTTAAAATTCCGCTGATAGACTTGATCAATTTGTCGTGATTATATCCTTGAAGATTCTTTTGGTCAACATGGTACACTTCGGTCAAGTGATAATGGGACCACCCGGTTCGGGCAAATCTACTTACTGCGCAGGTGCGAAACAGCTTCTGACAAGATTAGGACGTCCTACAGCAATAATTAATTTAGATCCACAGGCAAACGTATTTGAGTTACCGTATAAACCGGATATTGATATCCGCGAATTAGTGGATTGTTGTAATGTGGCCAATACGTATGATTTGGGGCCAAATGCATCCTTGTTGTTTGCAATGGACTACCTGCTTGCAAATTTGGATTGGCTTATACAGAAGGTACATTCATTGGGCAATGTATACCTCCTTTACGATATACCAGGGCAAATAGAGTTATTTACCCATCACACATCTCTCAAGAAAATAGTAGATACTCTCCAGTGTAGGCATGATCATATACTTACCGGGGTCAATCTAATAGATTCTACACTCTGTGCCGATCCATACAAGTATGTTGCAGCCTTATTGGCATCGTTGAGTTGTCAAATTTTTATACATCTACCTCATGTTAACGTCCTAAGCAAATTGGATGTGCTATGTatgatatcgcaagatTTGGCTTTCAATCTAGAATTTTACACTTCCGTAGCTTCTTTAGAAGAATTATTATGTCATTTCAAAAACTCGTTTTCGTATCGGCATGATGAAAGTTTCGAAAGGTTCGTTAGAGCCCTATGTGAGTTGGTTGATGATTTTAATCTCATATCCTTTGCCACACTGGATGTTCAAAACGTTACATCCATGATTAAATTGTTAAGAGTCATAGACAAAGCAATGGGCTACCTAACAACAGGAGGCATAGAtgattataatatagatGAGTATTTAGAAATTGATTACAGAGCCAGCCTATGTGTTGAAActacaaaaaataaatttCTTGAGGGATAATAAGGACATGTTTATTCACAGAGTTTTGGTGTAGTATATCGGGTATACTCCTTGTTACACTGATTCAAAAAAGGGTATTTGCCGATCGTACTGAAAACTCCATCTAAGTAACACGGTGATAAGTTTTACCTAGATATCATACACGCCAAAATATAGTTAATAATGAAAACGGTATGATCACAATTTATTTATCCAGTGATTGTACATGTATGTAAATTCGAACGTTCTAACTATACAAGAAACCAGGAATTATTTTTTAGTGGACGTTCGGCAAAGTTGCGTCTGTTATATGTATGCTATTTTGCATGGTCTGTCCTGATAATTCTGTCAACCAATCCGTATTGTAGGCTTTCTTCAGCTGACATGAACTGTTCACGTTCTAAATCCTTAGCTATGTTGTCCAAAGGCTGATTAGTTACTTGGCTGTATAATTTCTGCAAGATTCGCTTCATATTAAGCATATATTGAGCCTGGCTTCTGATTTGCTCTGCTGACCCTTCCAGTGTCCCAGCGGGTTGATGCATAACAACTCTTGAATGAGGTAGAGCTGAGCGCATCCCCGGTGTTCCAGAGGCCAGCAGTAGCGAAGCCGTTGCACTGCAGAAGCCAACATTTATTGTTGCAATTTTAGACTTCAGGTGTTTAATCGTATCatataatgttataccAGCGGTAGATGGGCCACCCTGGCTATTGATATACAACGTGATTGGTTTCTCATTGGAGTCGCTATCGAGACATAGAAGTGTGCCGATGATCATATTAGTGTAGCTCTCATCGAGAGATTGACTGACAAATAGAATACGTTCTCTATATAACCTTGTATGAATATCATGGAATTCAGATCGCTGGGTTCCAGGTATTTTGTACTCCACGAGAGGCACACCTAAAGGCGTCATAAACAACTTGTCGGTTAAATAGTTGCTGCAAGGCTTGTAATACCTGTTTCTACGTTCTATTTTAAAAGTGGCAATAAATCCCTACAAAATCATTACATCAGTATAGAGATCATGCAATAGCAATGGTCCATAAAGTATCTGAAGTAACCTTTGTCATGACCGTGCATTTCCACATTAACATACCTGTAGAAGCACTATGATAGTTAATATTCCGGTGATACAATGCATCGTTGCCATATGCTACGTGGAGAATGATCAACATTGTCAGTTACTTATCGTAGCCGAAAGACCAACTAAGGTAGGTGTTCtaacaaaataacaatgcTTTATTCTTCGGCATTCGACATAACGAGGAAGGGCCACAAAATAGGACAATTACGTGCTATTGGCGCTCGACGCTTTGCAAGGTATTTCACTGACGTATATAATGTACACACATTCTGTTACATAAAAGACCGTCGTTTTAATACCaaatatggaatatatgaTGTAGGAGCATTATAGTGAAAAAGGAAAGTGTTTTCGGTATTAGTATATTTAGCTACAATAATCTCATAATGATCATCCTTTGTTCGACATTTTAAGAAAGTGGAGTGTATATCTAACAAATAATGGGCATCTAACCAGAAAGCATTGAA
Proteins encoded in this region:
- a CDS encoding ATP binding family protein; this encodes MVHFGQVIMGPPGSGKSTYCAGAKQLLTRLGRPTAIINLDPQANVFELPYKPDIDIRELVDCCNVANTYDLGPNASLLFAMDYLLANLDWLIQKVHSLGNVYLLYDIPGQIELFTHHTSLKKIVDTLQCRHDHILTGVNLIDSTLCADPYKYVAALLASLSCQIFIHLPHVNVLSKLDVLCMISQDLAFNLEFYTSVASLEELLCHFKNSFSYRHDESFERFVRALCELVDDFNLISFATLDVQNVTSMIKLLRVIDKAMGYLTTGGIDDYNIDEYLEIDYRASLCVETTKNKFLEG
- a CDS encoding ATP-dependent Clp protease proteolytic subunit family protein, translated to MATMHCITGILTIIVLLQGFIATFKIERRNRYYKPCSNYLTDKLFMTPLGVPLVEYKIPGTQRSEFHDIHTRLYRERILFVSQSLDESYTNMIIGTLLCLDSDSNEKPITLYINSQGGPSTAGITLYDTIKHLKSKIATINVGFCSATASLLLASGTPGMRSALPHSRVVMHQPAGTLEGSAEQIRSQAQYMLNMKRILQKLYSQVTNQPLDNIAKDLEREQFMSAEESLQYGLVDRIIRTDHAK